The DNA region TCGGCGGCCTGCCGCGCGGCCGGGTGGTGGAGATCTACGGGCCGGAGAGCAGCGGTAAGACCACGGTCGCCCTGCACGCGGTGGCCAACGCCCAGCGTGCCGGTGGCATCGCGGCGTTCATCGACGCCGAGCACGCCCTCGACCCGGAGTACGCCAAGGCGCTCGGCGTGGACACCGATGCGATGCTGGTCTCCCAGCCGGACACCGGTGAGCAGGCGTTGGAGATCGCCGACATGCTGATCCGCTCCGGCGCGTTGGACATCGTCGTCATCGACTCGGTCGCGGCCCTGGTGCCGCGCGCCGAGATCGAGGGGGAGATGGGCGACAGCCACGTCGGCCTGCAGGCCCGGCTGATGAGCCAGGCGTTGCGCAAGATCACCGGTGTGTTGAACAGCACCGGGACCACCGCGATCTTCATCAACCAGCTTCGGGAGAAGATCGGTGTGATGTTCGGCTCCCCGGAGACCACCACCGGTGGCCGGGCACTGAAGTTCTACGCCTCGGTGCGGCTGGACGTGCGCCGGATCGAAAGCCTCAAGGACGGCACCGACATCGTCGGTAACCGGACCCGGGTCAAGGTCGTGAAGAACAAGGTCTCCGCACCGTTCAAGCAGGCCGAGTTCGACATCATGTACGGCAAGGGCATCTCCCGGGAAGGCTCGCTGATCGACGTCGGGGTGGAGCAGTCGATCATTCGTAAGTCCGGCGCCTGGTACACCTACGACGGCGACCAGCTCGGCCAGGGCAAGGAGAAGGCCCGCGAGTTCCTTCGGGAGAACCCGGACGTGGCAGCCGAGATCGAGAAGAAGATCCTGGAGAAGCTGGGCGTCGGGGTGCTCGGTGCCGACGAAGCCGGCGGGCCTGAGCTGCCGCCGGTCGACTTCTGACCCACATGGCGGGGCGGCGCCGAGGCGCACGGACGGGGCGGGGCTGGGACGCGGCTCCACCCCGTCCCCGCCGTGCCTCCGGACGGCCGCCGGCCGACGGTTCCGACGACGATCCGATCGGCCCGGGCAGCGG from Solwaraspora sp. WMMD791 includes:
- the recA gene encoding recombinase RecA produces the protein MAALPDKEKALDLALAQIDKQFGKGSVMRLGERPVIQTAVIPTGSIALDVALGVGGLPRGRVVEIYGPESSGKTTVALHAVANAQRAGGIAAFIDAEHALDPEYAKALGVDTDAMLVSQPDTGEQALEIADMLIRSGALDIVVIDSVAALVPRAEIEGEMGDSHVGLQARLMSQALRKITGVLNSTGTTAIFINQLREKIGVMFGSPETTTGGRALKFYASVRLDVRRIESLKDGTDIVGNRTRVKVVKNKVSAPFKQAEFDIMYGKGISREGSLIDVGVEQSIIRKSGAWYTYDGDQLGQGKEKAREFLRENPDVAAEIEKKILEKLGVGVLGADEAGGPELPPVDF